The nucleotide sequence CGCGCCGCATCGTCACGCTGCGGAGCCAGGTTCGGCGTACCCCGCTGGTATCCCCTGAGGGACACCTCCGTAGTACGACGCACCGCCGCGGCCGCCGCCCTAATGTGAGTCGCGTGAACGGCGAACGGCGCACCATCCGCTCGTGGCTGCCGTGGCTGGGCGCCGCGGCGGCGTTCGTCGTGACCCTGCAGACGGCCGGCGACGTGCTGGACGTGCCGCTCAACGCGACCCCGCTGGTCGCGGCCGCCGCCGCGGTGCCGCTCGGCCTGATCGCGACGCTGCCGGCGCTCGGCTGGCTGCTCTCGGCCGGGTCGGCGCTCCTGGTGTCGCAGGTCTACGACGCGGTCGACGGCGACCCCTGGCCCTGGCCGACGGTGCACGGCGTCGTGCTGCTGGCGCTGCTGTTCGCGACGGGGCTGCTGCCGCTGCCCTGGTCACGCTCCCCCGCCGACGCCGAGGAAGGGGGCGCCGAGGCGAGCGTCGGCGGCGGACGGACGCGGCGGTCGCGGGTGGCGAGGGTGCTGGGCGAGCTCGCCGTCCCGGTCGTGGCGACCGTCGCGACCGCGTTCCTGTTCGCCGTCTCGGTGCCGGACGACCTGCGGGCCGGCTGGGCGGTCGGGGCATCGGCCGTCGGGGTGGCGGGGATGGTCGCCCGGCGCCTTCCGCTGTTCCGCGTCCCGCCGGCCGAACCACCGGTGCCGGTCGGCGACCTGCCCGCGCTGCTCCGCACCGGACTCAGCCAGGTCGTGGCCGACTGGGGTCCGCCGCCGGCCGTCGAGCCGAGCGGGGTCGCGCCCTGGGTGCGCCGCTACGTGCCGTGGCTGGCCGCGTTCGTCGTGTTCTGGACCGCGATCTCGACCGTCGAGGCGTCGGTCGAGATCCATGCGCTACTGGTGCCGGTCGTCGGGGTGGCGATGGCGTTGCCGGCCGGGCTGGTCGACCGGAGCCCCCTCGTCGGCTGGCGCCTCGCCACCGTCCTCGGCGTCGTGCTGGCGCTGCTCGGCACACCGAGCGAGGGCGAGTACGACGGCGCCTGGCCGGTGATCTTCCAGTGGGTCTGGCTCGCGACGGTGTTCTTCGTCGCCGTCCGGTACGACCGGTGGACGACGGTCTGCGCGTGGGCGATCACCGTCGCCGCCATGCTCACCGGCACGGGCGACGACGCGGGTACGGCGGTGACGATGATCGTCGCGGCGACGGCGATCGTGGTCATCGGCGACCTCGTCCGCGCCCGCCGCACCGCGAGCCGCGACCTCGAGCGGCAGACCGAGCTCAGCGAACTGGA is from Jiangella alkaliphila and encodes:
- a CDS encoding sensor histidine kinase gives rise to the protein MNGERRTIRSWLPWLGAAAAFVVTLQTAGDVLDVPLNATPLVAAAAAVPLGLIATLPALGWLLSAGSALLVSQVYDAVDGDPWPWPTVHGVVLLALLFATGLLPLPWSRSPADAEEGGAEASVGGGRTRRSRVARVLGELAVPVVATVATAFLFAVSVPDDLRAGWAVGASAVGVAGMVARRLPLFRVPPAEPPVPVGDLPALLRTGLSQVVADWGPPPAVEPSGVAPWVRRYVPWLAAFVVFWTAISTVEASVEIHALLVPVVGVAMALPAGLVDRSPLVGWRLATVLGVVLALLGTPSEGEYDGAWPVIFQWVWLATVFFVAVRYDRWTTVCAWAITVAAMLTGTGDDAGTAVTMIVAATAIVVIGDLVRARRTASRDLERQTELSELEKARRTVLEERSRIARDLHDVVAHHMSMVVVQAETAPYRIDGLSDDARAEFTSISGSARQALDEIRGLLGVLRGTDETVTLAPQPGLAQLTDLVDGARRSGVAVELTTAGAPATEVSAAVGLSAYRIVQESLANAVRHAPGTEVTVDVSYTAQAVELRVRNTAPAVAVATSKSDASGHGLPGMRERAAVVDGTLTAGPTATGGFAIAAVLPYQAGAPAAPGLPHDSAAETEEPTA